In one Elusimicrobiota bacterium genomic region, the following are encoded:
- the cutA gene encoding divalent-cation tolerance protein CutA encodes MSLSNRYAVVFVTTANKKEAEKIADVVVKKRLVACVNIVEQIESIYWWQNKIEKSSETLLMMKTRFVLAKKLIKKIKSLHSYSVPEIIMLPVLDGNPEYLKWIREETKL; translated from the coding sequence ATGAGTTTATCAAACAGATACGCAGTCGTTTTTGTAACCACAGCAAATAAAAAAGAAGCAGAAAAAATTGCAGATGTAGTTGTAAAAAAACGGCTTGTTGCCTGTGTGAATATCGTTGAACAGATAGAATCTATTTACTGGTGGCAGAACAAAATTGAAAAATCGTCGGAAACACTTTTGATGATGAAAACCCGATTCGTACTCGCGAAAAAACTTATCAAAAAAATAAAATCGCTCCATTCATATTCTGTCCCTGAAATAATAATGCTACCGGTATTAGACGGCAATCCTGAATATCTTAAGTGGATAAGGGAAGAGACAAAATTATGA
- a CDS encoding endonuclease III domain-containing protein, with the protein MLYQIYKKLLKHFGPQGWWPIGGIYNPAKKHFSDNEKFEIMVGAILTQNTAWNNVEKALSNLRNTNLLDTEKISKISLRKLQTLIKPSGFYKQKAFRLRNFAKYISRTNVRFREITREALLSLNGIGPETADSILLYALEKPYFVVDAYTKRLVKRLGILDGNDYDIVQKFFQKNLPQNIEIYKEYHALIVTIAKQFCKKIPECKKCPVLSDCEYGMSEMQTNN; encoded by the coding sequence TTGCTGTATCAGATATACAAAAAGTTGCTAAAACATTTCGGACCGCAAGGCTGGTGGCCTATCGGTGGTATTTACAACCCGGCTAAAAAACATTTTTCTGACAATGAAAAGTTTGAAATAATGGTTGGAGCAATTCTTACCCAGAATACTGCGTGGAATAATGTAGAAAAAGCACTCTCCAATTTAAGAAACACAAATTTACTTGATACAGAAAAAATCTCAAAAATAAGTTTAAGAAAACTCCAAACACTAATAAAACCATCAGGTTTTTATAAACAAAAAGCATTTCGGCTTAGAAATTTCGCAAAATATATTTCCCGAACAAATGTTCGGTTTCGTGAGATTACAAGAGAAGCGCTTCTTTCTCTAAATGGTATAGGTCCTGAAACAGCGGATTCAATTTTGCTTTATGCGTTAGAGAAGCCGTATTTTGTGGTTGATGCATATACAAAAAGATTGGTAAAACGGTTAGGGATTTTAGATGGCAACGATTACGATATTGTTCAAAAATTTTTCCAGAAAAATTTACCGCAAAATATAGAAATCTACAAAGAATATCATGCGCTGATAGTCACGATTGCTAAACAATTTTGTAAAAAAATACCAGAATGTAAAAAATGCCCTGTGTTGAGTGATTGCGAATATGGAATGTCAGAAATGCAGACGAACAATTAA
- the argF gene encoding ornithine carbamoyltransferase, whose protein sequence is MKTKHLISILDLEKQDILEIFETTKALKERPKHKRYMPLEGKTLAMVFAKPSTRTRVSFEVGMYQLGGTALFLSGQDLQLRRGETIADTARTLSRYVDGIMIRTFAHNDVSELANYASIPVINGLTDLEHPCQALGDVFTIIENKGRGTRDEGRVESLKNLKFVYIGDGNNVANSLMLLCAELSMNFTVITPAGYEPDKNVFQKAIEISKRTNAVIKLSNNTENVTNADIIYTDVWASMGKDEEREKRKQIFKPYQVNTQLLTRAKPDCIVMHCLPAHRGEEITDEVIDGKNSVVFDQAENRLHVQKAILLLLLGEKADFRQLKLL, encoded by the coding sequence ATGAAAACAAAACATCTAATCTCTATTTTGGATTTGGAAAAACAGGATATTCTTGAGATATTTGAAACAACTAAAGCGTTAAAAGAACGACCTAAACATAAAAGATATATGCCACTTGAAGGTAAAACTTTGGCGATGGTTTTTGCTAAACCGTCAACAAGAACGCGGGTTTCGTTTGAAGTCGGAATGTATCAGTTAGGCGGAACTGCGTTGTTTTTGAGCGGGCAGGATTTACAATTAAGAAGAGGTGAAACAATTGCTGATACTGCAAGAACACTTTCAAGATATGTTGATGGAATAATGATAAGGACATTTGCCCACAATGATGTTTCTGAACTTGCGAACTACGCATCTATTCCGGTTATAAACGGTCTGACTGATTTAGAACATCCCTGTCAGGCACTTGGTGATGTATTCACGATTATAGAGAACAAGGGGCGTGGGACGAGGGACGAGGGACGAGTTGAAAGCTTAAAAAATCTAAAATTTGTTTATATCGGTGATGGAAACAATGTTGCTAATTCCTTGATGCTTCTGTGTGCAGAACTTTCTATGAATTTCACAGTAATCACACCTGCTGGCTATGAGCCGGATAAAAATGTTTTTCAAAAGGCGATAGAAATTTCTAAAAGAACAAATGCAGTAATAAAACTATCAAACAATACTGAAAATGTAACAAACGCTGATATCATTTATACTGATGTCTGGGCGTCAATGGGTAAAGACGAAGAACGAGAAAAAAGGAAACAGATTTTTAAACCGTATCAAGTTAATACCCAACTTCTTACCAGAGCAAAACCTGACTGTATAGTTATGCACTGTCTTCCTGCCCACAGAGGCGAAGAGATAACCGATGAAGTTATTGATGGCAAAAATTCGGTAGTTTTTGACCAAGCAGAAAACCGGCTACATGTTCAGAAAGCGATTTTGTTACTTTTACTTGGTGAGAAAGCGGATTTTCGTCAGTTAAAACTTTTATAA
- the thrC gene encoding threonine synthase, which yields MKNIVGLKCIKCGKEYSEKNVKYVCLSCGGNLDVIYNYSEIKKRFARVTLTADENFSIWRYFQLLPFHLPFTVYRLPTLHIGWTPLYHAENLSQKYGFPNLYLKDDGKNPSASFKDRASAIVVVKGQELQPLTANRHPPIFITASTGNAGCALACVCANLQLPCVIFVPKTTPKAKIAQLLLFGAKVIAVNGTYDDAFDLSLKASEQFGWYCRSTGYNPYTREGKKTAALEICEQLHWKVPDKVFVPVGDGNIISGIWKGFKDFHSLGFIDKFPQLIAVQSEKSNAIAKAVADTSAQVKRVASVSEIKIEPVKATTIADSISVDMPRDGIAAVKAVLESKGFAIEVSDDEILKSIKEIAENEGIFSEPAAATSFAGFKKAVKENKIKDNETVVCLLTGNGLKDIESAMKIAGEPILIEPEIAEVKKILDKNAIFYYF from the coding sequence ATGAAAAATATTGTTGGATTGAAATGTATTAAATGCGGAAAAGAATATTCAGAAAAAAATGTAAAATATGTATGTTTATCCTGTGGTGGTAATTTAGATGTTATCTATAATTATTCCGAGATAAAGAAAAGATTCGCTCGTGTTACTTTAACCGCCGACGAAAATTTTTCTATCTGGCGATATTTTCAATTATTGCCTTTTCATCTACCGTTTACCGTTTACCGTTTACCGACTTTGCATATCGGCTGGACCCCACTTTATCATGCAGAAAATCTTTCCCAAAAATATGGGTTTCCAAATCTGTATCTAAAAGATGATGGAAAGAATCCATCTGCATCATTTAAAGACAGAGCAAGTGCTATAGTTGTAGTAAAAGGGCAGGAACTCCAACCGCTAACTGCTAACCGCCATCCGCCAATTTTTATAACCGCTTCTACTGGTAATGCTGGTTGTGCACTTGCCTGTGTATGTGCGAACCTGCAACTTCCCTGCGTAATTTTTGTTCCTAAGACAACACCCAAAGCAAAGATTGCACAACTTCTTTTATTTGGTGCAAAAGTAATCGCAGTTAACGGAACCTACGATGATGCTTTTGATTTATCACTTAAAGCAAGTGAGCAATTCGGATGGTATTGTCGTTCAACTGGCTACAACCCTTATACAAGAGAAGGTAAAAAAACCGCTGCACTTGAAATATGTGAGCAATTACATTGGAAAGTTCCTGACAAAGTCTTTGTGCCTGTCGGTGATGGAAATATAATTTCTGGTATATGGAAGGGGTTCAAAGATTTCCATAGTCTCGGGTTTATAGACAAATTTCCACAACTTATTGCTGTTCAATCAGAAAAATCCAATGCTATAGCAAAGGCGGTAGCCGACACTTCAGCCCAAGTGAAACGAGTGGCTTCAGTGTCGGAAATAAAAATTGAACCTGTAAAAGCAACAACAATTGCGGACTCAATCTCTGTTGATATGCCGAGAGATGGCATCGCCGCGGTAAAAGCGGTTTTAGAATCCAAGGGTTTTGCAATAGAAGTTTCTGATGATGAAATCTTAAAATCAATAAAAGAAATCGCAGAAAACGAAGGAATATTTTCAGAACCTGCTGCCGCTACAAGTTTTGCCGGTTTCAAAAAAGCAGTTAAGGAAAATAAGATAAAAGATAATGAAACCGTTGTTTGCCTTCTTACCGGCAACGGCTTAAAAGATATTGAATCCGCAATGAAAATCGCCGGCGAACCGATTCTTATTGAGCCAGAAATAGCAGAAGTAAAAAAAATACTTGACAAAAATGCAATTTTTTATTATTTTTAA
- a CDS encoding DNA adenine methylase, with amino-acid sequence METEAIKYTGSKKLLISHILELISSLKIKTVLDGFSGTTRISQALKKSGYTVFANDIAVWSKVFAECYLLNRKLASYYLPIIQHLNNLKGKYGWFSENYGGKTNNGCSIQKDGKKRIWQLHNTMKLDAIREEIDNIAKNKIEKFVLLTSLILAMDKVDSTLGHQVSYLRQWAPRSYSVMKMEIPKLIIDDKEHQVFQEDIFELIKNIKVDLAYYDPPYGSANEKMPPSRVRYASYYHIWKTICLNDKPKLVGSANRREDVGDTISSSVFEEFRKTENGKYIVVEAIKKLIENTHSQYVILSYSNEGRSTYEEIIDILDELKLKYDVLEIDYKKNVMSGMVWTKEWINGSDENNRNIEYLFFINKTEEYLPIRTTKKQKEFDFRTAVAV; translated from the coding sequence ATGGAAACAGAAGCGATAAAATATACTGGTTCAAAAAAACTGCTCATTTCACATATTTTAGAGTTAATAAGTTCCTTAAAAATAAAGACCGTATTGGATGGTTTTTCCGGTACAACTCGTATTTCTCAAGCATTGAAAAAAAGTGGTTATACGGTTTTTGCTAACGATATAGCTGTCTGGTCAAAGGTCTTTGCTGAATGTTATCTACTTAATAGAAAACTAGCAAGTTATTATTTACCGATTATTCAACATCTAAATAATCTAAAAGGTAAGTATGGATGGTTTTCTGAAAATTATGGAGGGAAAACTAACAATGGTTGTTCTATTCAGAAAGATGGAAAAAAGAGAATTTGGCAATTACATAACACGATGAAATTAGATGCTATCCGAGAAGAAATAGATAATATCGCAAAAAACAAAATTGAAAAATTCGTCTTACTTACAAGTTTAATTCTTGCAATGGATAAGGTTGACAGCACTCTTGGCCATCAGGTTTCTTATTTACGACAATGGGCACCGCGTTCTTATTCAGTTATGAAAATGGAAATACCAAAACTGATTATAGACGATAAAGAGCATCAAGTTTTTCAAGAAGATATTTTTGAGTTGATAAAAAATATAAAAGTTGATTTAGCATATTATGACCCGCCTTACGGTTCTGCTAATGAAAAAATGCCGCCTTCCCGTGTTCGGTATGCCTCTTATTATCATATTTGGAAAACAATTTGCTTAAATGATAAACCAAAACTCGTTGGCTCTGCAAATAGAAGAGAAGATGTCGGCGATACGATTAGTTCATCGGTATTTGAAGAATTCAGAAAAACAGAAAATGGAAAATACATTGTTGTTGAAGCGATAAAAAAGTTAATAGAAAATACACATTCCCAATATGTGATTCTCTCATACAGTAATGAAGGAAGAAGTACTTACGAGGAAATAATTGATATTCTTGATGAATTAAAATTAAAGTATGATGTATTGGAAATTGACTACAAAAAGAATGTGATGTCGGGCATGGTATGGACGAAAGAATGGATTAATGGTTCTGATGAAAATAATAGGAACATAGAATATCTCTTTTTTATCAATAAAACAGAGGAATATCTACCGATTAGAACAACTAAAAAACAAAAAGAATTTGACTTTCGGACTGCTGTTGCCGTGTAA
- a CDS encoding GxxExxY protein — translation MQYEEITKEILKASFRVHKILGFGFLEKVYQNAMVIELKKNGLKVECEKPIKVYYDREIVGEYEADLVVEDKVIVELKAVEELNKKFEVQLVNYLTATELEVGLLLNFGKESLQYKRKVRTLNKKSC, via the coding sequence ATGCAATATGAAGAGATAACAAAAGAGATTTTAAAAGCATCATTTAGAGTTCATAAAATATTGGGGTTTGGATTTCTTGAAAAAGTCTATCAAAATGCCATGGTTATTGAACTGAAGAAAAATGGTTTAAAAGTAGAATGTGAAAAACCAATAAAAGTGTATTATGATAGAGAAATTGTTGGTGAATATGAGGCAGATTTAGTAGTAGAAGATAAGGTAATAGTGGAATTGAAGGCAGTTGAAGAGTTAAATAAAAAATTTGAGGTTCAATTGGTAAACTATCTGACTGCTACAGAATTAGAAGTTGGTTTATTACTCAATTTTGGTAAAGAAAGTTTACAATACAAAAGAAAAGTTAGAACCTTAAACAAAAAATCCTGTTAA
- the arcC gene encoding carbamate kinase, translated as MAKKVAIVAVGGNSLILDEKHQTVADQYHAACETMKHIAEMIVKGWDVVITHGNGPQVGYILARSEYSRGILHEVPLDSCGADTQGAIGYNFQMALGNEFKKRGINKSIATVVTQVLVDKDDPSFKKPTKPIGQFYSEEEAHRRQEKDKWDIMEDAGRGWRRVVASPEPKEIIELAAIKTLIDAGVVVVAVGGGGIPVIRDENENLKGAAAVIDKDLASSLLATNLSADLLLISTAVEKVYLNFGKPNQKALDKMTLSEATKYIEEGHFKPGSMLPKVKAIVRFLENGGKQALITDPAHIPQALDGKTGTWIVP; from the coding sequence ATGGCAAAGAAAGTTGCGATTGTTGCGGTTGGTGGGAATTCTTTAATTTTGGATGAAAAACATCAGACGGTTGCTGACCAGTATCACGCAGCCTGTGAGACGATGAAACATATTGCTGAGATGATTGTTAAAGGCTGGGATGTTGTTATTACACACGGGAACGGTCCACAGGTGGGCTATATACTTGCACGCTCGGAATATTCCCGAGGGATTTTACATGAAGTTCCACTGGATTCCTGTGGTGCGGATACACAGGGTGCAATTGGTTATAATTTCCAGATGGCACTTGGAAACGAGTTCAAAAAAAGGGGGATAAATAAATCAATTGCAACAGTTGTAACACAGGTACTTGTTGACAAAGATGACCCGTCTTTCAAAAAGCCAACAAAACCAATAGGGCAATTCTATTCTGAGGAGGAAGCACATCGTCGGCAAGAAAAGGATAAATGGGATATTATGGAGGATGCAGGTCGGGGTTGGCGACGCGTTGTTGCATCGCCAGAACCAAAAGAGATTATAGAACTTGCTGCAATAAAAACACTTATTGATGCAGGTGTTGTAGTTGTTGCGGTTGGTGGTGGTGGGATTCCTGTTATTCGCGATGAGAATGAGAACTTGAAAGGTGCCGCAGCAGTTATTGATAAGGATTTAGCGTCTTCGCTTCTGGCGACAAATCTTTCCGCAGACCTGCTGTTGATTTCTACTGCGGTAGAAAAGGTCTATCTCAATTTCGGCAAACCTAACCAGAAGGCGCTTGACAAAATGACACTTTCTGAGGCAACAAAATATATTGAAGAAGGACATTTCAAACCAGGCTCAATGCTGCCTAAAGTCAAAGCAATTGTAAGATTTTTAGAAAATGGTGGGAAACAAGCGTTAATTACTGACCCTGCACATATTCCACAAGCATTAGACGGTAAAACAGGGACTTGGATTGTCCCGTAA
- a CDS encoding ornithine carbamoyltransferase, which translates to MPRKSVGSNSLYGRDLICTEDWSMDELTKCLELAEDMQKHRYAPKYTKLLAYKTFFMFFYNPSVRTRQSFECAATELGGHAQYLEPGGMRLKTKKTAGETVEDAAQVMSRYACGIGIRILEDKVAAYGDGDNMLCEYAKWADIPIISMAHDKYHPCQGLADVMGLRKHLSENLKGKKLLLYWGHGALARSWCSVQEAALLYSRFGMDVTIASPEGYDLDPDVISATKKNCADNNRKFEIIHDPKEGYRGAHVVYSRNWMSPNAYHDGEFHKQEEIDKALKYTDWICDAAKMKLTDNALYIHPMPIDRGHEVTDEVASGKRSIIYDVAENRLHVQKAIMALTMSEKYK; encoded by the coding sequence ATGCCCAGAAAATCAGTAGGAAGTAACTCGTTGTATGGCAGAGATTTGATTTGTACAGAGGATTGGTCAATGGATGAACTGACAAAGTGTCTTGAACTGGCAGAGGATATGCAGAAACATCGTTATGCGCCCAAGTACACAAAACTGCTTGCGTATAAAACATTCTTTATGTTCTTTTACAACCCGAGTGTTCGGACCCGGCAATCATTTGAATGTGCTGCTACTGAACTCGGAGGCCATGCACAGTATCTTGAACCGGGCGGAATGCGTCTTAAGACAAAAAAAACAGCAGGGGAAACGGTTGAAGACGCTGCACAGGTTATGTCAAGATACGCCTGCGGTATAGGGATAAGAATACTGGAAGATAAGGTCGCCGCATATGGCGATGGCGATAATATGCTTTGCGAATATGCCAAATGGGCAGATATTCCGATTATTTCAATGGCGCATGACAAATATCATCCCTGTCAGGGTCTTGCCGATGTTATGGGATTGCGGAAACATCTCAGTGAAAACTTGAAAGGAAAAAAACTGCTTCTTTACTGGGGGCACGGTGCACTTGCAAGGAGTTGGTGCTCTGTTCAAGAAGCGGCACTTTTATATTCAAGATTCGGTATGGATGTCACGATTGCCTCACCAGAAGGTTACGATTTAGACCCTGATGTTATTTCTGCGACAAAAAAGAATTGTGCAGATAACAATCGGAAGTTTGAGATTATCCACGACCCGAAAGAAGGATACAGAGGCGCTCATGTCGTCTATTCCCGTAACTGGATGAGCCCGAATGCTTATCACGACGGTGAATTCCATAAGCAGGAAGAAATAGACAAGGCGCTTAAATATACCGATTGGATTTGCGACGCAGCGAAAATGAAACTTACCGATAACGCGCTTTATATTCATCCGATGCCGATAGACAGAGGGCATGAAGTCACCGATGAGGTAGCAAGTGGCAAACGCTCCATAATATATGATGTTGCAGAGAACCGACTTCATGTCCAGAAAGCGATAATGGCGTTGACAATGTCAGAAAAATATAAATAA
- a CDS encoding PorV/PorQ family protein: protein MLKSIWHLVFSVLQWFLLITLSSYHLITCLYGFASQKDRGTSGAQFLKVGAGARAVGMGEAFSGIADDVSTIYWNPSGLANLEKPAFEAMYSKWFQDMNYQFIAFAYPTSIGTFGLSLSGFDVDDIEKREEDTAEPISEFGATDIAYTISYSKKLMEGLATGVNIKFISQGIDDEAATAFASDIGALYKTPIAKLTAGLVLQNFGSKLKFVDVPDPLPTKIKLGFGYRLLADKLTVGLDINAPNDNQIYASIGAEYISKIVADLSGSIRAGYKTGQETGNGFDWFTTGAGLGYKNFNFNFAWVPYGDLGSTFRYSLVVRF from the coding sequence ATGTTAAAAAGTATTTGGCATTTGGTATTTAGCGTTTTGCAGTGGTTTTTACTTATCACCTTATCATCTTATCATCTGATCACCTGCCTCTACGGGTTTGCTTCCCAAAAAGACCGAGGTACCAGTGGCGCTCAGTTCCTTAAGGTAGGTGCGGGTGCACGTGCTGTTGGTATGGGTGAAGCATTCTCAGGGATTGCGGACGATGTTTCAACAATTTACTGGAATCCTTCAGGGTTAGCAAACTTAGAAAAACCAGCGTTTGAGGCGATGTACTCAAAATGGTTCCAGGATATGAACTATCAGTTCATTGCGTTTGCTTATCCAACAAGTATCGGTACATTTGGCTTATCTTTGAGTGGTTTTGATGTTGATGATATTGAAAAAAGGGAAGAAGATACCGCCGAGCCAATAAGTGAATTTGGAGCAACCGATATTGCTTACACAATTTCTTACAGCAAAAAATTGATGGAAGGATTGGCTACCGGCGTTAATATCAAGTTTATCAGCCAGGGAATTGATGACGAAGCTGCTACTGCGTTTGCCTCGGATATAGGAGCACTTTATAAAACACCAATTGCTAAACTTACAGCCGGGTTGGTTCTCCAGAATTTTGGTAGTAAGCTGAAATTTGTTGATGTTCCTGACCCGCTACCAACAAAAATCAAACTCGGGTTTGGGTATCGGCTTCTTGCTGATAAATTGACTGTTGGGTTAGATATCAACGCGCCGAATGATAACCAGATCTACGCTTCCATCGGTGCAGAATACATAAGCAAAATTGTTGCTGACCTATCCGGTTCTATCCGTGCAGGCTACAAAACAGGTCAGGAAACTGGCAACGGATTTGACTGGTTTACAACCGGGGCGGGCTTAGGTTATAAAAATTTTAATTTCAATTTCGCATGGGTTCCTTATGGCGACCTGGGCAGCACTTTCAGATATTCTCTCGTAGTGAGATTTTAA